A genomic stretch from Acidobacteriota bacterium includes:
- a CDS encoding FAA hydrolase family protein, producing the protein MIELLGRGQVWRKSLAAVASALGKGIDPAKAPRGLFTPLAKARLLAPIPKPGKITCVGLNYADHAREQGHEPPKAPIFFLKSGNTICGPGDPIQLPPNSSQVDYEAEFAVVIGKKGKNISEEDAYDYVAGYMILHDVSARDLQFSDGQWYRGKSCDTFAPTGPWIVTRDEIKDAHKLRISLTLNGEVMQNSNTSNLIFSVPYLISYLSQSATWEVGDLISTGTPPGVGVFRKPPVFLKAGDTVSITVEGLGTLTNPVVGF; encoded by the coding sequence ATGATCGAACTGCTCGGGCGGGGACAGGTCTGGCGCAAATCACTTGCTGCGGTGGCCTCGGCTCTGGGCAAAGGGATTGATCCCGCCAAAGCGCCGCGCGGACTTTTCACTCCACTCGCCAAGGCGCGCCTGCTGGCCCCCATCCCGAAGCCAGGCAAGATTACCTGTGTCGGGTTGAACTATGCTGATCACGCCCGTGAGCAGGGGCACGAGCCTCCGAAGGCGCCAATTTTCTTCCTCAAGTCCGGCAATACGATTTGCGGGCCGGGCGACCCGATTCAATTGCCGCCGAACTCTTCCCAGGTGGACTACGAAGCGGAGTTCGCCGTCGTGATCGGGAAGAAAGGAAAGAACATTTCTGAGGAAGATGCCTACGATTACGTTGCGGGCTACATGATCCTTCATGACGTGAGCGCGCGCGACCTGCAGTTCTCTGACGGCCAGTGGTACCGTGGCAAAAGTTGCGACACTTTTGCTCCAACCGGTCCGTGGATTGTTACGCGGGACGAAATCAAGGACGCGCACAAACTGCGAATTTCTCTTACCCTGAACGGCGAAGTCATGCAGAATTCCAACACGTCCAATCTGATTTTCAGCGTCCCTTATCTGATCAGTTACCTGTCGCAGTCTGCCACATGGGAAGTAGGCGATTTAATTTCCACCGGCACGCCACCCGGAGTCGGGGTATTTCGCAAGCCTCCGGTGTTCCTGAAGGCCGGCGATACAGTCAGCATTACGGTTGAAGGACTGGGGACGCTGACGAATCCTGTCGTTGGCTTTTGA
- a CDS encoding (Fe-S)-binding protein, with amino-acid sequence MTNKSPKVALFITCLGDQFYPQVGESVVRILRRVGATVTFNPQQTCCGQPAFNTGYRDEARQVAVRNLDLFEDADYVVAPSGSCSTMFRVFYPELFAEEPELLQKVERLRARFYEFSEFLVKVMKTEDVGASFPHRVAYHDSCHLLRELGIETEPRKLIKAVKGLELVDLQDNQVCCGFGGTFSVKFPDVSVAMARDKLRAAADCGAEYLVANDAGCLMHLAGYIHRERLPIQTLHLAELLEKHE; translated from the coding sequence ATGACTAATAAATCTCCCAAGGTTGCACTTTTTATCACTTGCCTGGGTGACCAGTTTTATCCGCAGGTTGGCGAATCTGTTGTAAGAATTCTGCGTCGTGTCGGAGCCACGGTCACTTTTAACCCCCAGCAGACCTGCTGCGGACAACCTGCATTCAATACGGGTTACCGCGACGAGGCGCGTCAGGTTGCTGTTCGCAATCTCGACCTTTTCGAGGACGCCGACTATGTTGTAGCTCCGTCGGGCTCCTGCTCCACGATGTTCCGTGTGTTCTATCCTGAACTGTTTGCCGAGGAACCCGAACTGCTTCAGAAAGTCGAACGGCTGCGAGCGCGCTTTTACGAGTTCTCGGAATTCCTGGTGAAGGTAATGAAGACGGAAGACGTTGGGGCTAGTTTCCCGCATCGCGTCGCCTACCATGACTCTTGCCACCTGCTCCGAGAACTGGGGATTGAGACGGAGCCTCGCAAGCTGATCAAGGCCGTGAAGGGCCTCGAACTGGTTGACCTGCAGGACAACCAGGTCTGCTGCGGTTTTGGTGGAACATTCTCCGTAAAATTTCCGGACGTTTCGGTGGCGATGGCACGGGATAAGCTTCGCGCGGCTGCCGATTGCGGCGCGGAATACCTGGTGGCGAACGACGCCGGCTGCTTGATGCACCTTGCTGGATATATTCATCGGGAGCGCTTGCCGATCCAAACCCTGCATCTTGCGGAATTACTGGAAAAACACGAATGA
- a CDS encoding iron-sulfur cluster-binding protein, which yields MSETGVHSSAIHERAKEAIGDAHLQEAYRSSTLRLYSHRLSAINQVPGFEPLRERARELKREVMDHLDYYLAQFADSVEREGGKVHWARTAEEACTIVKDIVKSAGAREVVKSKSMVGEEIELNHALEAAGIDPVETDLGEMIVQLSGERPAHIVAPAIHKTRHDVSDLFVEKLHSKRTEDPGQLTAIARKTLREIFARAGVGVSGANFAVAETGSIVTIENEGNIRLCTTAPRVHVALVGIEKIIPRLLDLGVFLRLLGRSATGQKLTSYTSILTGPRRPGEDGPDEMHIVLIDNGRTGTLADEKMREALYCIRCGACLNTCPVYRKIGGHAYGWVYSGPIGALITPQFVGLDQARELPFASSLCGACREVCPVKINIPDLLLHLRGNVQERVPETPQAGEVVSERKGMRLWAWAMKRPWVYSLGGAAVRFGIRWLPSAGGHGAQKWIARLPFYPFSNWTRGRDFPAPDSVPFRKRWKKLSS from the coding sequence ATGAGCGAAACGGGAGTGCACAGTTCGGCCATCCACGAACGGGCAAAGGAAGCGATCGGGGATGCCCATCTCCAGGAGGCGTACCGTTCCTCAACCCTTCGGCTTTACTCACATCGCCTGAGCGCGATCAACCAGGTTCCGGGGTTTGAGCCGTTGCGTGAACGGGCCCGCGAGTTGAAGCGCGAGGTCATGGATCACCTGGATTATTACCTCGCACAGTTTGCCGATAGCGTGGAACGCGAGGGAGGGAAGGTCCACTGGGCGCGCACTGCGGAGGAGGCGTGCACGATTGTCAAAGATATCGTCAAAAGCGCCGGCGCTCGCGAGGTTGTGAAAAGCAAGAGCATGGTGGGCGAAGAGATTGAACTTAACCACGCGTTGGAGGCTGCCGGCATCGACCCAGTCGAGACCGACCTCGGAGAAATGATTGTCCAGCTTTCCGGCGAGCGGCCTGCGCACATCGTCGCCCCGGCAATCCACAAGACCCGCCATGATGTTTCCGACCTTTTTGTTGAAAAGCTCCATTCCAAGCGGACCGAAGATCCCGGGCAACTCACGGCCATCGCGCGGAAAACTTTGCGGGAAATATTTGCCCGTGCCGGCGTGGGCGTGAGCGGCGCCAATTTTGCCGTGGCGGAGACGGGGAGTATTGTTACGATTGAAAATGAAGGCAACATCCGGCTCTGTACCACTGCCCCGCGTGTCCACGTGGCACTGGTCGGAATTGAAAAGATTATTCCGCGCCTTTTGGACCTGGGCGTGTTCCTGCGCCTGCTGGGACGCTCGGCCACCGGACAGAAGCTGACTTCCTACACATCCATCCTCACCGGGCCGCGCCGTCCAGGCGAAGATGGTCCGGATGAGATGCACATTGTTCTGATTGACAACGGGCGCACGGGAACGTTGGCTGACGAGAAGATGCGCGAAGCGCTGTACTGCATCCGATGCGGCGCCTGCCTCAATACCTGCCCGGTTTATCGAAAGATTGGCGGGCACGCCTATGGATGGGTTTACAGCGGCCCGATCGGTGCGCTCATTACGCCGCAGTTCGTCGGTCTTGACCAGGCCCGAGAATTGCCTTTTGCTTCTTCTCTGTGCGGGGCGTGCCGCGAAGTCTGCCCGGTCAAAATTAATATTCCAGACCTGCTGCTTCACCTGCGAGGAAATGTGCAGGAGCGCGTTCCGGAAACGCCCCAGGCAGGTGAAGTTGTTTCAGAACGGAAAGGCATGCGCTTGTGGGCCTGGGCGATGAAGCGTCCCTGGGTGTATTCACTGGGCGGCGCGGCTGTCCGGTTTGGAATTCGCTGGCTTCCCTCGGCGGGCGGGCACGGCGCGCAGAAGTGGATAGCACGGCTCCCATTCTATCCCTTCTCAAACTGGACCAGAGGGCGTGATTTCCCGGCGCCAGATTCCGTGCCTTTCCGCAAGCGGTGGAAAAAGCTTTCCAGCTAG
- a CDS encoding tetratricopeptide repeat protein, producing the protein MKFMTARKIFGLVVAFAALGVAMPAFAQTGGIEGKAIQQDGQPCAKCIVVIDRIDIKSTYKTKTGKKGEFVYIGLPIGNYKVTLQSPTGQTLYYIEKHVGLGEPTTVDFDLPKEMAQQQQQHQEEMKKNPELAKAAAEEAKQEKQFKGLKEYFDQGNTLYSQGQYKEAAAAFEQALALAKEKNVPVVLSRLAETYAKAKENDKAVETYQKALQLTPDDAALHNNLGSVYASTGKLPEAQVEFEKAATLDPTNAGRYYFNVGAIMYNSGKMDEALTAFKKVISLDPKNADAYYLEGQALMGKATMSADGKVKAPDGTVEAFQQYLTLNPNGPNAEAAKEMIATLQGSVTTQYKKRK; encoded by the coding sequence ATGAAGTTTATGACAGCGCGGAAGATTTTCGGTTTAGTTGTTGCTTTCGCAGCTTTGGGGGTGGCTATGCCAGCCTTTGCTCAGACCGGCGGCATAGAGGGAAAGGCCATTCAGCAGGATGGCCAGCCATGCGCCAAGTGTATTGTTGTCATTGACCGGATCGATATCAAATCGACTTATAAGACCAAAACGGGCAAGAAAGGAGAATTTGTGTACATCGGCTTGCCCATTGGAAATTATAAGGTCACTTTGCAGAGTCCTACCGGGCAAACTCTGTATTACATCGAGAAGCACGTCGGCCTGGGCGAGCCCACGACAGTGGATTTTGATCTCCCAAAGGAAATGGCCCAGCAGCAGCAACAGCACCAGGAGGAGATGAAGAAAAACCCCGAATTGGCCAAAGCGGCGGCGGAAGAGGCCAAGCAGGAAAAGCAGTTCAAAGGACTTAAGGAGTACTTTGACCAGGGGAATACCTTGTACAGCCAGGGACAATACAAAGAAGCCGCCGCAGCTTTTGAGCAGGCGCTGGCTCTGGCCAAGGAGAAGAACGTTCCTGTTGTGTTGTCGCGCCTGGCCGAAACCTACGCCAAAGCGAAGGAGAACGACAAGGCCGTCGAAACATATCAGAAAGCCCTCCAGTTGACCCCGGATGACGCCGCTCTTCACAACAACCTGGGCAGCGTTTATGCCTCGACGGGTAAACTACCGGAGGCGCAGGTGGAATTCGAGAAAGCTGCAACACTTGATCCGACGAATGCCGGCCGTTATTACTTCAATGTCGGCGCCATCATGTACAACTCAGGGAAGATGGACGAGGCCCTTACCGCTTTTAAGAAGGTCATCAGCCTTGATCCCAAGAATGCGGATGCATACTATCTTGAAGGCCAGGCTTTGATGGGCAAGGCTACGATGTCGGCGGATGGCAAAGTAAAGGCTCCCGATGGCACAGTTGAAGCTTTCCAGCAATATCTGACACTCAATCCAAATGGGCCGAACGCCGAGGCAGCCAAAGAGATGATTGCGACGCTGCAGGGATCGGTGACGACGCAGTACAAAAAGAGGAAGTAG
- a CDS encoding MFS transporter yields MFFSGSHWHTVVACFLGWTLDAFDFFVVVFLVGTLAESFQVSKAEIILTLTVTLATRPAGAFIFGILADRYGRRLSLMANVLFYSVVEVLCGFAPSFTVFIILRALYGLGMGGEWGIGASLTMESVPRRWRGILSGVLQSGYPVGYLLAAVAARFVLPVWGWRAMFFLGAAPALLALYIRAGVPESKAWLTHREANVWAILRTVGRHWKSFLYLVLMMTMMMFLSHGTQDLYPDFLKTSHNIKASTVSDLAVLYNIGAILGSILFGYLSEQFGRKRSMLGAFGLALVVVPFWAFGGSIGVLAAGAFLMQMGVQGAWGIIPAHLSELSPDSVRGLLPGLSYHMGILIAAPTNTIEYALRDHVGYAWAMAGFEIAVIVIGGIIIAFGREQKGKDFLATASDTT; encoded by the coding sequence ATGTTTTTCAGCGGTTCGCACTGGCATACGGTCGTGGCGTGTTTCCTGGGCTGGACGCTCGACGCATTTGACTTCTTCGTCGTAGTGTTTCTGGTGGGTACGCTTGCGGAAAGTTTCCAGGTATCAAAGGCGGAAATCATCCTGACTCTGACGGTTACACTCGCGACCCGGCCTGCCGGAGCATTCATATTCGGCATTCTCGCGGACCGTTATGGCCGCCGTTTATCGCTGATGGCGAATGTTCTTTTTTATTCAGTGGTGGAAGTGCTTTGCGGATTTGCCCCTTCCTTTACCGTGTTCATCATTCTGCGGGCGCTTTACGGCCTTGGGATGGGCGGCGAGTGGGGGATCGGCGCCTCGCTGACCATGGAGAGCGTTCCGCGGCGCTGGCGAGGAATCCTCTCCGGCGTTCTTCAAAGCGGCTATCCGGTTGGCTACCTGCTGGCGGCGGTTGCGGCGCGTTTCGTTCTGCCGGTCTGGGGATGGCGAGCCATGTTTTTTCTCGGGGCTGCGCCCGCATTACTGGCTCTGTACATCCGGGCGGGCGTGCCGGAGTCTAAGGCCTGGCTTACACATCGCGAGGCGAACGTCTGGGCTATTCTTCGGACGGTAGGCCGGCATTGGAAAAGTTTTTTATACCTTGTCCTGATGATGACCATGATGATGTTCCTTTCGCACGGCACCCAAGACCTCTATCCTGATTTCCTCAAAACCTCGCATAACATCAAGGCGAGTACGGTTTCTGACCTTGCCGTTCTTTACAACATCGGGGCGATCCTCGGCTCCATCCTTTTCGGTTATCTTTCCGAGCAATTCGGCCGCAAGCGCAGCATGCTGGGGGCTTTTGGCCTGGCGCTTGTCGTGGTCCCGTTCTGGGCGTTTGGAGGGTCGATCGGCGTTCTGGCGGCCGGCGCCTTCCTGATGCAGATGGGCGTGCAGGGCGCCTGGGGGATTATCCCTGCGCATCTCAGTGAGTTGTCTCCCGACTCCGTACGAGGTCTTCTTCCGGGGCTTTCGTACCACATGGGAATCCTTATTGCTGCACCGACCAATACCATCGAATACGCCCTGCGCGATCATGTTGGCTATGCCTGGGCCATGGCGGGATTTGAAATTGCCGTCATCGTGATCGGTGGAATCATCATCGCCTTTGGACGCGAGCAAAAGGGCAAAGATTTCCTGGCGACAGCCAGTGACACAACTTGA
- a CDS encoding alpha-L-rhamnosidase yields MRASTKFLRFVLLSITAAIASFLLVTPGFAESGVDAPVRLRCEYLKNPVGIDVHRPRLQWVLDNSRRGVMQTAYQVLVASSPAELAANRGNAWDSGKVMSAESTQVEYNGKSLASGHTYYWKVRTWDGRGVPSAYSDPAKFGMGLLERSEWKGGWIGGNGLLRKEFSLAGRVVRARAYVTALGYYELHLNGKKVGDKVLDPAWTVYPKRVLYSTYDVTSALNDGANAIGVMLGGGWATQEAGGPADYKSPALLFQMNIELADGKTVSISSDTSWKAAAGPVVSDSVYDGEVYDARLRRPGWDEPGFDDSAWAPAQQEPGTAGEISAEMMPPIRAVDTLVPRSMTNPEPGVYVYDFGQNFAGWARLLVRGPRGAKVTLRFSELIYPGGMINRQNIRSAKARDIYILRGTGLEKYEPRFTYHGFRYVEVTGYPGTPSLDSLRGRVVNSAVETAGSFVASKQVLNEIQHLIHWGQLSNLYSIPTDCDQRNERQGWMGDAQVTAEEAMMNFDMAAFYTNFVRDIRDAQMPDGEIPDTVPHKYGRYPADPAWGTAYPLLCWYMWQQYGDKRILQENYDGLKKYDEFLRTRASDNVLRYSYYGDWVAIKHTPGALVSDSYFYYDTRILSDIARILGKTEDADAYAKLAGEIKDAFNKTFFNADTGEYANGSQTAQALPLFLNLVPEKERGGVMGKLYDNIVYENNTHVTTGFIGVKYLLPVLTRDGHSDLAYELAAQTTYPSWGYMISQGATTLWELWQSKIGPSMNSHNHIMMGSLGAWFYRALGGINLGPDGEGYRHIVIEPGMVEDLDWVSASIETLRGQVSCSWSKKAGSVSMEAVIPANSDARIVVPSAEEMTTVTVREGDHVVWENGRFVPGDPGITGAASKNHAIEFIAGSGYYHFLLTGE; encoded by the coding sequence ATGCGTGCATCCACGAAATTCCTGCGGTTTGTTCTGTTGTCGATAACGGCTGCCATTGCCAGCTTCCTTCTCGTCACTCCCGGTTTCGCGGAGAGCGGCGTGGATGCACCCGTGCGCCTGCGCTGCGAATATCTCAAGAACCCTGTGGGGATTGATGTACACCGACCGCGACTACAGTGGGTATTGGATAATTCGCGCCGCGGTGTGATGCAGACGGCCTACCAGGTTCTTGTTGCCTCAAGTCCTGCGGAGCTGGCTGCCAACCGAGGGAATGCCTGGGACAGCGGGAAAGTCATGTCTGCGGAATCAACTCAGGTCGAGTATAACGGAAAGTCACTTGCGAGCGGCCACACCTATTACTGGAAAGTCCGTACCTGGGACGGGCGGGGGGTTCCAAGCGCCTACAGCGACCCCGCAAAGTTTGGAATGGGGTTGCTGGAGCGGTCTGAATGGAAAGGCGGATGGATTGGCGGGAATGGCCTGCTGCGCAAGGAATTCAGCTTGGCGGGCAGAGTGGTCCGCGCCCGCGCCTACGTGACCGCGCTGGGCTACTATGAACTGCACCTCAACGGAAAGAAGGTCGGTGACAAAGTGCTGGACCCGGCCTGGACGGTCTACCCGAAGCGGGTGCTCTACTCCACCTATGACGTTACTTCCGCCCTCAATGACGGCGCAAACGCCATCGGGGTGATGCTCGGCGGCGGCTGGGCAACCCAGGAGGCGGGTGGTCCTGCTGATTACAAAAGTCCCGCCCTCCTCTTTCAGATGAACATCGAGCTGGCAGACGGGAAAACAGTCAGCATATCCAGTGATACTTCCTGGAAGGCGGCCGCCGGACCCGTTGTAAGCGATAGTGTTTACGATGGCGAGGTTTACGATGCGCGATTGCGTAGGCCGGGATGGGACGAGCCGGGCTTTGATGATTCGGCGTGGGCGCCGGCCCAGCAGGAGCCGGGGACAGCGGGAGAAATCTCGGCTGAGATGATGCCGCCAATCCGGGCGGTGGATACTCTGGTGCCGCGCTCAATGACGAACCCTGAACCAGGAGTCTACGTTTACGATTTCGGCCAGAACTTTGCCGGTTGGGCCCGGTTACTGGTTCGCGGTCCGCGTGGGGCGAAGGTCACGCTTCGCTTCAGCGAATTGATCTATCCAGGCGGCATGATCAATCGCCAGAACATCCGCAGTGCCAAGGCGCGCGACATTTATATCCTGCGGGGAACCGGCCTTGAAAAGTATGAACCGCGCTTTACCTATCACGGTTTCCGCTATGTTGAGGTGACGGGCTACCCCGGCACACCGAGCCTGGATTCCCTTCGCGGACGGGTGGTCAACAGCGCTGTCGAGACCGCCGGCAGTTTCGTTGCGTCAAAACAGGTCTTAAACGAGATTCAGCATCTGATCCACTGGGGCCAGCTTTCCAACCTTTACAGTATTCCCACCGATTGCGATCAGCGAAACGAACGTCAAGGCTGGATGGGCGATGCCCAGGTGACAGCGGAAGAAGCCATGATGAATTTTGATATGGCTGCTTTTTACACCAACTTCGTCCGCGACATCCGCGACGCGCAGATGCCGGATGGAGAAATTCCTGATACCGTGCCGCACAAATACGGCAGGTATCCTGCGGACCCGGCCTGGGGCACGGCTTATCCGCTGCTGTGCTGGTATATGTGGCAGCAGTATGGCGACAAGCGCATTTTGCAGGAAAATTATGATGGGCTGAAGAAGTATGACGAGTTCCTGCGCACCAGAGCGAGCGACAATGTTCTCCGGTACAGCTATTACGGTGATTGGGTCGCTATCAAGCATACGCCGGGCGCGCTGGTTTCAGACTCGTACTTTTATTACGACACGCGGATTCTTTCAGATATCGCGAGAATCCTGGGGAAAACCGAGGATGCTGACGCCTACGCGAAGCTGGCTGGCGAAATTAAAGACGCTTTCAATAAAACATTTTTCAACGCCGACACTGGCGAGTATGCAAACGGGTCCCAGACCGCCCAGGCCTTGCCTCTGTTTCTGAATCTGGTACCTGAAAAAGAGCGTGGCGGAGTGATGGGCAAACTCTACGATAACATCGTCTATGAGAACAACACGCATGTGACCACAGGGTTTATAGGCGTCAAATATCTGCTTCCCGTGCTGACCCGTGATGGCCATTCCGACCTGGCGTATGAATTGGCCGCGCAGACAACTTATCCGAGCTGGGGGTACATGATCTCGCAGGGCGCAACCACTTTGTGGGAATTGTGGCAGTCCAAAATAGGGCCTTCCATGAACTCCCACAACCACATCATGATGGGAAGCCTTGGCGCATGGTTTTATCGTGCTCTCGGCGGCATCAATCTTGGCCCTGATGGCGAAGGGTACAGACATATCGTGATTGAACCCGGTATGGTTGAGGACCTTGACTGGGTTAGCGCTTCGATTGAAACGCTTCGCGGACAGGTTTCCTGTTCCTGGAGCAAAAAGGCAGGATCTGTCTCCATGGAAGCGGTTATTCCTGCCAACAGCGACGCCAGGATCGTGGTCCCGTCAGCAGAAGAGATGACAACCGTGACCGTGCGCGAAGGCGATCACGTGGTGTGGGAAAACGGCAGGTTTGTTCCCGGAGATCCCGGGATTACCGGGGCCGCGTCAAAGAACCACGCCATTGAGTTCATCGCCGGCTCAGGCTATTATCATTTTCTTCTGACCGGAGAATAA
- a CDS encoding SDR family oxidoreductase, which produces MRVKDKVAIVTGAGSGIGRATAELLAEEGAKVVVADVDPKGGKETVSAIHEKGNTAYFVQADISREADAKTISDETVKMYSRIDILVNNAATFVLKGFEASFEDWQQSLGVNVIGTVMVTKYTVEHMKKKGGSIVILGSISSFLAQPDFFAYSATKAAMVQLCRNMAMDLGPYKIRVNAVCPGSIITAASYRHMEKVGMTLEEFDAQEGAKTFVGRAGKPREVAAAILFLASDEASYITGSHLMVDGGYSAQ; this is translated from the coding sequence ATGAGAGTTAAGGATAAGGTTGCTATTGTAACCGGCGCTGGCTCCGGAATCGGCCGGGCCACGGCAGAACTTCTTGCGGAAGAAGGCGCGAAGGTTGTAGTTGCAGATGTCGATCCCAAAGGTGGCAAAGAAACGGTCAGCGCCATTCACGAAAAGGGAAATACCGCCTATTTTGTTCAGGCCGATATTTCGAGGGAAGCGGACGCGAAAACAATCTCAGACGAAACCGTGAAGATGTATAGCCGGATTGATATTCTGGTAAACAATGCGGCAACGTTTGTTCTGAAGGGGTTTGAAGCCTCGTTTGAAGATTGGCAGCAATCCCTCGGCGTCAACGTCATCGGGACGGTGATGGTAACAAAATACACTGTCGAGCACATGAAGAAGAAGGGTGGGTCCATCGTTATCCTCGGCTCGATTTCCAGCTTTCTGGCCCAGCCCGATTTCTTTGCCTACAGTGCCACAAAGGCCGCCATGGTACAGTTATGCCGGAACATGGCCATGGACCTGGGGCCATACAAGATCCGCGTCAACGCCGTGTGCCCGGGCTCGATCATTACGGCTGCATCCTACCGCCACATGGAAAAAGTTGGCATGACACTCGAAGAGTTCGACGCCCAGGAAGGCGCCAAGACATTTGTGGGCAGGGCAGGCAAGCCTCGAGAAGTGGCTGCCGCTATTCTCTTCCTTGCCTCGGATGAGGCGAGTTACATCACGGGCAGCCACCTGATGGTGGATGGAGGCTATTCTGCGCAGTAG
- a CDS encoding metallophosphoesterase: MGRHTFFLVFVCLFFVSQIFWIVQIGKLGTKLITHKALRRWLGPIGTGIYISMLAYNVLSARSVSATSLTLKIALLQAPVQWWAFGSVAGFILALPFVLTNFLWDRVQWLSQKAGPVADPDPSFSLARRKFLFNGAIAAGAVPLAGAGYGFLFGRIEFEKSFVRLELSRLPKEFHGFRIAQLSDIHIGPFMPSTDIRRVVEMTNELNPDLIVLTGDYVTWDPDTQGAAVDSLTGLKAPFGIYGCLGNHEIMTHTQASITRLFAEQNIRILRYEHASIQVGKESLNLIGVDYETRHHKEYLGGNQVRQYLAGVDELMMPGHVNILLSHNPNTFDRAAELGIDLSLSGHTHGGQISLDFISPDLSIARLMTPYVKGHFEKPGGQLYVNRGIGTIAVPIRFEAPPEITLFELVRA, encoded by the coding sequence ATGGGTCGACACACGTTTTTTCTTGTCTTTGTTTGCCTATTTTTCGTCAGCCAGATCTTCTGGATCGTTCAGATCGGCAAGCTCGGCACAAAGCTGATTACTCACAAGGCCCTACGGCGCTGGCTTGGCCCCATTGGAACAGGTATCTACATTTCCATGCTAGCCTACAACGTTTTGTCGGCCCGCAGCGTGTCTGCCACCAGTCTGACTCTGAAAATTGCGCTTCTTCAAGCGCCGGTGCAATGGTGGGCCTTCGGCTCGGTTGCCGGCTTTATCCTTGCCCTGCCCTTTGTGCTGACGAATTTCCTGTGGGACCGGGTTCAGTGGCTCAGTCAAAAGGCCGGTCCCGTGGCAGATCCCGATCCATCATTCTCTCTGGCCAGGCGGAAGTTTCTTTTCAACGGGGCGATTGCAGCCGGAGCCGTGCCTCTAGCAGGCGCAGGTTATGGATTTCTATTCGGCCGCATCGAGTTTGAGAAATCATTTGTCCGCTTGGAGCTTTCACGACTTCCCAAAGAATTTCATGGCTTTCGTATTGCGCAGTTGTCGGATATTCACATCGGGCCGTTCATGCCCTCTACTGACATTCGGCGTGTGGTTGAAATGACCAATGAGCTGAACCCTGACCTGATTGTGCTGACCGGCGATTACGTTACCTGGGACCCGGACACCCAGGGAGCCGCTGTCGATTCACTGACCGGCCTCAAGGCGCCTTTCGGGATTTACGGTTGTCTCGGCAACCACGAGATCATGACGCACACGCAGGCGTCAATCACCCGCCTCTTTGCCGAGCAAAACATCAGGATCTTGCGATATGAGCACGCATCCATCCAGGTTGGCAAAGAAAGCCTGAACCTGATCGGCGTGGACTATGAAACCCGCCACCACAAGGAATATCTCGGTGGAAATCAAGTCCGGCAATACCTGGCAGGTGTGGATGAGCTCATGATGCCTGGCCACGTGAACATCCTGCTCAGCCACAATCCCAACACTTTTGACCGGGCGGCAGAATTAGGAATCGACTTGAGCCTTTCAGGCCACACCCATGGCGGCCAGATCTCTCTTGATTTCATCAGCCCGGATCTTTCGATCGCGCGCCTGATGACGCCTTACGTCAAAGGCCATTTTGAAAAGCCCGGCGGGCAGCTCTACGTCAACCGCGGCATCGGAACGATAGCCGTACCAATCCGCTTCGAAGCCCCACCGGAAATTACTCTCTTCGAGCTTGTCCGGGCGTAA
- the queC gene encoding 7-cyano-7-deazaguanine synthase QueC, which yields MDSCVTTAIASLDNRLALLHVTYGQRTEGRELQAFNALADFYQAEQRLVCRLEHLRKIGGSSLTDPNIPVESANLERKEIPSSYVPFRNAHFLSVAVSWGEVIGAGKIFIGAVAEDSSGYPDCRPEYYEAFNRVIEVGTKPETSIKIVTPVIHMRKSEIVRKGVELTAPLHLTWSCYQREDVACGVCDSCALRLRAFQESGLEDPIVYAARPRYTPQTSSAS from the coding sequence ATGGACAGCTGCGTGACCACAGCAATCGCAAGCCTCGACAACCGGTTGGCCCTCCTGCATGTTACCTACGGCCAGCGGACCGAAGGCAGGGAGCTACAGGCTTTCAACGCTCTCGCCGATTTCTATCAGGCTGAGCAGCGCCTCGTGTGCCGGCTGGAGCACCTTCGAAAGATTGGGGGGTCAAGCCTTACCGACCCGAACATCCCGGTTGAGTCTGCAAACCTGGAACGCAAGGAAATCCCTTCGAGTTACGTGCCTTTCCGTAACGCGCATTTCCTTTCCGTGGCTGTTTCGTGGGGTGAGGTCATTGGGGCAGGCAAGATTTTTATCGGCGCAGTGGCGGAAGACAGTTCTGGATATCCGGATTGCCGGCCTGAGTATTACGAGGCCTTCAACCGCGTCATTGAAGTTGGCACAAAGCCGGAAACCAGCATCAAAATTGTGACGCCGGTTATCCACATGCGCAAGAGCGAGATTGTGCGCAAGGGAGTTGAGCTAACGGCCCCTCTGCACCTTACCTGGTCCTGCTATCAGAGGGAGGATGTTGCCTGCGGGGTCTGTGACAGCTGTGCCTTGCGCTTAAGGGCCTTCCAGGAATCAGGACTGGAAGACCCCATTGTCTATGCAGCCCGTCCGCGATACACTCCGCAAACGTCCAGTGCGAGTTGA